In Rhodamnia argentea isolate NSW1041297 chromosome 4, ASM2092103v1, whole genome shotgun sequence, the following proteins share a genomic window:
- the LOC115756988 gene encoding pentatricopeptide repeat-containing protein At5g55740, chloroplastic translates to MDRRESPSRFLWQLRAPFAIAISLRLFHLHACMASLPVKTIPTPQRSLPRHPKIQNPRKSTQTHYTNSSSDAEIDRRVTCKSYFANVSALCKDGRIPEAVDLVTEMGLRDVRIGPEVYGELLQGCVRERALSTGRQVHARIVKNGEFFAKSEYIETKLLIFYAKCDVVDAADVLFCRLRVQNVFSWAAMVGLRCRVGLCEESLIGYCEMQENGVLPDNFVIPNALKACGTLMWVGLGKGVHGYVEKMVLGGCVFVASSLIDFYGKCGLLEDARKVFDSIPERNVVAWNSIIVSYVQNGMNEEAINVFYDMRVKGIEPTRVTVSSFLSASTNTGAIEEGMQGHAISVLAGLELDDILGTSIINFYAKSGLMEDAELVFDMMVERDAVTWNLLISGYVQNGHVERALETCNEMKLEHLRFDSVTLASLLSASAKTQDIRLGKEAHGYCIRNNLEDDVVVSSSVMEMYSACDRIESARDVFDFTRRRDLIMWNTLIAAYADIGASSEALKLFYQMQLEGVLPNLISWNSLILGFLRNGLVKEAKNFFSQMQSHGVRPNLLTWTTLISGLAQNGLGDEAVQIFQQMQEAGIRPNNVCIVCGLSACRDVASVRLGRAIHAYVLRHNLSSSCKITTSLTDMYAKCGNAEEAERFFGTILIKDTAIYNAMISGHALHGRAHEALALYKHLKDNGLEPDSITFTNVLTACNHSGLVNEAMDVFNDMVSNYHVKPSIEHYGCVVNLLCRRGYLEEAFDLSHTMPFEPDACILGSLLAGCREHGEIELREYLSKELRELEPENSGNYVALSNSYAMMGEWDEVSKLRGIMKSKGLRKTPGRSWIQVGAEVHVFLAGDRSHAETGEIYGVLALLDEEMRAAQSCKHPMIGAGEPPSQGPTTLLSNHEPS, encoded by the coding sequence ATGGATAGACGAGAAAGCCCTTCCCGCTTTTTGTGGCAGCTACGGGCGCCGTTCGCCATAGCCATATCTCTTCGCCTCTTCCATCTCCATGCATGCATGGCTTCTCTTCCGGTCAAGACCATACCAACCCCACAACGTTCCCTGCCCAGGCATCCCAAAATCCAAAATCCTCGTAAGTCAACGCAGACCCACTACACCAATTCTTCCTCGGATGCGGAGATCGATCGTAGAGTCACTTGCAAATCTTACTTCGCCAACGTATCCGCTCTCTGCAAGGACGGCCGGATTCCGGAGGCCGTGGACTTGGTCACCGAGATGGGGCTCAGAGACGTCCGAATCGGGCCCGAGGTCTACGGCGAGCTCTTGCAGGGGTGTGTGCGCGAGCGAGCTCTCTCGACGGGCCGTCAAGTTCACGCTCGGATAGTGAAGAAcggtgagttcttcgcgaaaaGCGAGTACATTGAGACGAAATTACTGATTTTTTATGCGAAATGCGACGTTGTGGACGCTGCGGAtgttttgttttgcaggctgAGGGTGCAAAACGTGTTTTCATGGGCCGCCATGGTGGGATTGCGTTGTAGAGTGGGGCTCTGTGAAGAGTCTTTGATTGGATATTGCGAAATGCAGGAAAATGGTGTTTTGCCGGACAATTTCGTGATCCCGAATGCGTTGAAGGCTTGTGGGACTTTGATGTGGGTTGGGCTTGGGAAAGGGGTTCATGGATATGTGGAGAAGATGGTTCTTGGTGGATGTGTTTTTGTGGCAAGTAGTCTCATTGATTTTTATGGGAAGTGTGGGCTTTTGGAGGACGCACGGAAGGTGTTTGATTCTATACCTGAGAGAAATGTGGTCGCTTGGAACTCGATTATAGTCAGCTATGTTCAGAATGGGATGAACGAGGAAGCAATCAATGTGTTCTATGATATGAGAGTCAAAGGTATAGAGCCCACACGAGTTACTGTGTCAAGCTTCCTTTCGGCATCAACAAATACAGGGGCAATTGAGGAGGGCATGCAGGGGCATGCAATTTCAGTTTTGGCAGGATTAGAACTGGATGACATTTTAGGTACTTCCATTATAAACTTCTATGCTAAGAGTGGTCTGATGGAGGATGCTGAATTGGTTTTTGACATGATGGTTGAAAGAGATGCGGTGACATGGAATTTGCTTATATCTGGATACGTTCAAAATGGACATGTGGAGAGGGCACTGGAAACGTGCAATGAAATGAAACTTGAACACTTGAGATTTGACTCTGTGACATTGGCATCTCTGCTTTCTGCTTCAGCCAAGACACAAGATATAAGACTTGGTAAAGAGGCTCATGGTTATTGTATCAGAAATAATCTCGAAGATGATGTTGTGGTTTCAAGTAGCGTTATGGAAATGTACTCTGCTTGTGACAGAATTGAGTCTGCAAGAGATGTTTTTGATTTTACCAGAAGAAGAGACCTTATAATGTGGAATACTCTGATCGCTGCTTATGCTGACATCGGTGCAAGCAGTGAGGCCTTGAAATTGTTCTATCAGATGCAACTAGAAGGGGTGCTACCGAATTTGATATCATGGAACTCATTGATTCTCGGGTTCCTGAGAAATGGACTGGTTAAAGAGGCTAAGAACTTTTTCTCGCAGATGCAATCTCATGGCGTTCGGCCCAACTTGCTCACATGGACCACCCTTATCTCTGGCCTAGCTCAAAATGGCCTTGGCGATGAAGCAGTTCAGATATTTCAGCAAATGCAAGAAGCTGGTATTAGACCTAATAATGTGTGCATTGTTTGCGGGCTTTCTGCTTGCAGAGATGTGGCATCAGTTCGATTGGGAAGAGCCATCCATGCCTATGTCCTGCGGCATAACCTCTCTTCATCCTGTAAGATCACAACATCTTTAACAGACATGTATGCTAAATGTGGAAATGCTGAGGAAGCAGAGAGGTTCTTCGGTACAATCTTAATCAAAGATACTGCAATCTATAATGCAATGATCTCGGGTCATGCACTACATGGCCGAGCTCATGAAGCCCTTGCACTATACAAACATCTAAAAGACAATGGTCTCGAACCGGATAGCATCACATTTACTAATGTCTTGACTGCATGCAACCATTCTGGGCTGGTAAATGAAGCTATGGACGTTTTCAATGACATGGTCTCCAATTACCATGTGAAGCCTAGTATTGAGCATTACGGTTGTGTGGTGAATCTACTCTGTCGGCGCGGCTATTTGGAAGAAGCATTTGACTTGTCGCATACAATGCCTTTTGAGCCAGATGCATGTATTCTGGGATCCTTGCTCGCTGGTTGCAGAGAACACGGAGAAATCGAACTCAGGGAGTATTTGTCCAAAGAACTGCGAGAATTGGAACCCGAAAACTCAGGAAATTACGTGGCCCTTTCTAATTCATACGCGATGATGGGGGAGTGGGATGAAGTGTCTAAACTGAGGGGAATCATGAAATCGAAAGGACTGAGGAAGACTCCTGGGAGAAGTTGGATTCAAGTCGGGGCAGAGGTTCATGTGTTCCTCGCCGGGGACAGATCGCATGCAGAAACCGGTGAAATTTACGGAGTGTTGGCGTTGTTAGATGAGGAAATGCGAGCAGCACAATCTTGCAAACATCCTATGATTGGCGCGGGCGAACCACCTTCGCAAGGGCCAACCACCTTACTTTCCAACCATGAGCCTTCCTGA